The DNA segment TGGTTTTGAAGGAGCCGGACCTGCTGGACGGTCTGGCGAAGGTGATCGATCTGCCTGTGATAAGCAAGCCGGTAAAGCAGGACCTTTTTGAGCTGAGGCTGATAATCGAGCTTGGGATGGCGGAGCTGGTGTTCGATCGTAAGACGGATGAGGTGGTTGCTGAGCTGGAGGAGATAGTGGCTGAGGAGGAAAAGGAGAGCGGTGGAGGGGCCGTGGTGGCGCCCGAGGTGGAGGTAGATTTTCATACGCAATTGTTCAAGATGGCTGGGAATGGGACGCTGATGCGATTTCAGTCGCTTTTGGGGCCGTTTTTTGACTGGAAGAAGCAGGAGGGCGAGATCGCAAAGTTTCATGAGTCCGGCGATGGTGTGACTCACAGGGATATTGTGGAGATACTGAAGGAGGGGACGAAGGCGGAATTTCTGGAGGCGATGCAGAGGCATTTACGGCCTCATGTGGAATGGATAAATCAGAAGCGGTGTGAGAGTTAATTCAATTTGAGGTATGATCATGGGCAGGCGCGTTGGATTTTTCGGGCTTTTGGCAGTTGCTGTTTTCTGGGGTGTTGCGGGTTGTACGAGCGTGAGAGCGGCTGGTGATGATCCGGTGGTTGTGAATACTTCGTTCGAGGATTTTGAGCGGGGGGATTTTTCGGAGCTGGGTGCTGAGTGGGGCAAAGTATTAGCTGAGCGAGGTGATGTCCAGATCGATACGCATCATAAGAGCGGCAGTCAGTGTTTGAGGCTAATGGGCGGTGAGGGCCGATCGGTTGTATTTGCTTTTGATGAGCCTGCGCTGGTTTATGAGATAGCTTTCTGGGCGGAGAGGTGGACTTCGCGTGCACCGTTCATGTTCCGTGTGGACGTGAAAGGAACCGGCGGCTGGGAGGAAATTTTCAACGGCGATAAGGAAGTGCGGGTCGGCAGGGCGTTTTTGTCGCATGTGGTTATCCGGCCCGACAGTAAGATAAGTGCGGTGCGGTTCAGGTCTAATGCGCCCTCGGATACGGGGGTATTGATCGATGATCTGATGATCACGCGGCCCGTCAAGATGTCGGTGCAGTCAGTGAAGGCTGATCAGATTATCGTGCCGGTATGTCACAGGAACGAGCGTAATCCGCTTATGCGGGTCAATGTGACAACCTCCGGAAATCTCGAGCCTGCGTCGCTGGAGAAGATGGTGTTTGATCTTGAGGGAACTACGCAGGTAAGTGATATAGACGAGCTGAAGGTTTTTTACAGCGGCAGCGATGCGGGGTTTGGAGCAGGAGAGCAGTTCGGGATCGCGATGGTGCCTTATGGTAAGAGGGTGACATTCAGGGGACAGCAGCGTCTTGCTCATGGGGACAACTATTTCTGGCTTAGCTGCGAGCTGGATGAGGATGCGGACCTGATGCATAAGGTTGACGCGGTATGTGAGCGTGTCGAGATAAGCGGGTCGGCTGAGATGATCAAGCCTGCTGGTGAGAAGGATGACATTCGCAAGCGGATTGGTGTTGCGCTGCGTGATGCTGGCGATGACGGTGTACGGGCGTATCGGATACCGGGGCTTGCGACGACGAACGAGGGGACGCTGATCGCGGTTTATGATATTCGCAGGCACGGGATGGGGGATCTGCCGGGCAATATCGATGTGGGGATGAGCCGAAGTACGGATGGAGGACAGACATGGGAGCCGATGAAGGTGATCATGGATATGGGTGAGCCGCATGGACAGAATGGTGTGGGTGATCCGGCGGTTCTGGTTGATGATGTGACCGGAACGATCTGGGTTTCGGCGCTGTGGAGCAAGGGTAACAACGGCTGGCACGGTTCTGGGCCGGGCTTGAGTCCGGATGAGACGGGGCAGTTTGTGCTCGCCAAGAGCGAGGATGACGGGAAGACCTGGTCGGAGCCTATAAATATTACGCGTCAGATCAAGAAGCCCGAGTGGCGGCTGCTGCTTCAGGGGCCGGGCAAGGGTATTACGATGCGGGACGGTACGTTGGTTTTTCCTGCGCAGTTCCGTGATAAAAATGGAATGCCGCACAGCACGATCATTTACAGCAAAGACCGTGGTGAAACATGGGATATCGGAACGGGTGCGAAGTCCAATACGACCGAGGCGCAGGTGGTCGAGCTTAA comes from the Anaerohalosphaera lusitana genome and includes:
- a CDS encoding FadR/GntR family transcriptional regulator produces the protein MKLTPVAKMTLVDMAEGKVREAIVESGMKVGDVLPGELELAERLGVSRNVMREALSRLRMLGVLESRKRRGMVLKEPDLLDGLAKVIDLPVISKPVKQDLFELRLIIELGMAELVFDRKTDEVVAELEEIVAEEEKESGGGAVVAPEVEVDFHTQLFKMAGNGTLMRFQSLLGPFFDWKKQEGEIAKFHESGDGVTHRDIVEILKEGTKAEFLEAMQRHLRPHVEWINQKRCES
- a CDS encoding sialidase family protein; translated protein: MGRRVGFFGLLAVAVFWGVAGCTSVRAAGDDPVVVNTSFEDFERGDFSELGAEWGKVLAERGDVQIDTHHKSGSQCLRLMGGEGRSVVFAFDEPALVYEIAFWAERWTSRAPFMFRVDVKGTGGWEEIFNGDKEVRVGRAFLSHVVIRPDSKISAVRFRSNAPSDTGVLIDDLMITRPVKMSVQSVKADQIIVPVCHRNERNPLMRVNVTTSGNLEPASLEKMVFDLEGTTQVSDIDELKVFYSGSDAGFGAGEQFGIAMVPYGKRVTFRGQQRLAHGDNYFWLSCELDEDADLMHKVDAVCERVEISGSAEMIKPAGEKDDIRKRIGVALRDAGDDGVRAYRIPGLATTNEGTLIAVYDIRRHGMGDLPGNIDVGMSRSTDGGQTWEPMKVIMDMGEPHGQNGVGDPAVLVDDVTGTIWVSALWSKGNNGWHGSGPGLSPDETGQFVLAKSEDDGKTWSEPINITRQIKKPEWRLLLQGPGKGITMRDGTLVFPAQFRDKNGMPHSTIIYSKDRGETWDIGTGAKSNTTEAQVVELNDGSLMLNMRDNRGGSRSVYVTDDLGKTWEAHPTSRKALIEPVCMASIIRFASVKDGDERNILLFSNPDRRSGRKDITIKASLDEGMTWKEENELLIHEPYCAGYSCMTKIDDEHVGILYEGGGTALMVFEKIHIDEILAE